The Rhodamnia argentea isolate NSW1041297 chromosome 10, ASM2092103v1, whole genome shotgun sequence sequence ttttctacaaattttctaaaaataaattgattaaaaattaggtaTCAACACTTGTACATCTTTATCGGCCGCTCCGCATCAACCACATGGTCCAAGTCGTCCAACGACAAGATGAAATATGCAAACGACAGTCTCAGTTTGGGCTTGTTTGGTCATGGCTCTATGCTCGATGCTCATGTACCTCCCGAAAGACATGAAATAGACGGAGTTCATGATGGTCGATTCAAtgctctatctttttttttttttttccaattcagtcataaaccttttcatgttttactaATAAATTATTTAGGGTTAATTTTATCTGAAAAACGTCGACATGGTTGTCGGCCATCGTATGCGGCATGACCAACTCTGATGTTGATAGATTTTAATAatagtttgaattttcttacaattttttcttcttttttccctcactTTGGGCTAGAATGCCCTTGCTGGTACAGGGCAAAGGCCTCACGGCCCATTGCCTTGCCAGATTTAGCAAGGGCGTTGTAGCCCTCATCAGCCCTAAGTatagtgaaaaaaaagaaaaaaaaaagtaaagaacagaaaaagaaaaaaagaaaatatttaaattttattgaagTTTGTCCACATCAGCGTCGGTTCTGTCACGTAGGACGGTGGTATGGACTAAATTCTCATAAATGCaagaagtttaggattgaattgacataattacaataaattaagaatttttttggtaattttttcactGTCTGAAGTTTCAAATCACAAATTAATAAATAGAGTACCACTGCCACGCTTTCAGCCTCTCATGCCCCTTCCTCAGTCCTCATGCCCTCTCTGAAAAACCTAATTCCTCTCTCGGCCTGGATGCTGAAGCATCTGACATTTATCCATAAAAGGATTGCAAGAGACTATTGTGGGTGACTCCATCATGCAGCCAAGAGATGCTACAAGTTGCAGCTTGACGCGACAATGCTACAATGGCCGGTTTCATGGATCCACTGAGAACTAGACGGGTGATGCGGTTCTTGGGTAGGTCAAGGAATAAGGGGGCGATTCTCGATTCCTAATTTGGGGAACCAGCCTTTCATGAGTAGTTCTCATTTTCAAGATGAAAATCGACCCGCATTGAAATCGATTACCCTTGCGTTTTTTGTGACCATAATATCCTTCTTTGAGGTTTCCATTAGCATTGGAACCCATGTATCGTTCCCTGAAGCTGTCGGACTCGCCTTCTATACTCTCATCTTCGTTTGCATTCAAATCCATTGATTTTTGCTGGTTGCGCGGGCGAAGCGAGCCTTGGCCTGTTCAAAGTTCGTTGACATATCGTGTCGTTTTGTCTTTTAGCGAATCATCTTTCTCTAAGACCCATATTTGGAAAGTTGCCACTGTTTGAGTTTAATTTCGATTgtccaaagggaaaaaaaaaaaaattaacatgtcAATTGCCACTTTTTTAATAGCAAACTAGagctgaaaaattattttatcttgGCTCCAttcttttcacaaaaaatgagtattttttgaaaaaaataatagcttatattaattgaaataaatagcgaataaaaaatattttctttattgataataatttatgtctaaatattttatgaagattatttttttttattttttttatttttatgagtgatataaaagattatttttcaaatcatttattttttccgaaACTAACCGATTTTGAGCATATGGGGCACATGAAACAATCCGTTCTCTCCACCCCTCTTTCTCGGACCGCccgtcacgccccgatccccgggcccgcaacaaccctaccaaatcgcctcgggtcaaaaaggacgacgtcccgggcacgtcatcgacccattatttttatcttttattagcGCACGCGGAACGTGTAATTTCCCTAAACAAATATAAAATCTACATGAATAGAAAAGTAGGATGTCAAACAAACAACCACATCAATTAACAACacaacgatcatttttatttaattatcttgttaatCCTGGGAAGTACGtacatacaagccctacctcggggccactttCTACGATCCTCAAAAATACCAGTTCATGGttaggggttaacactactccatgcTAATAAAAAAGAAGCCATCCTTACTTCTAGCTTCCCACAGCTAAtacccgaaaaatggttaacaacaatgggtgagatataaaatctccgtgagtcgacgcctaagtccgagtaggacattgactcgctcaaggcggCCTAAACATGCATGATAATATCGATAGCAGATCAATAGTGTGCGATTCACGCTACGCTATATCTACCACATGGCCAAGTACAATAACATAGTGAATCTttaatcacatgcaaacttaccccacCTTGGGCCACACGGCGAACAGTTCATATCCTAATGACCAACAACATATAAAACAAAGGTACTCAACCGTAACACCCATCACGATCTCATACATAATGTATCACACATGTTCCGGTTATTAGTGACCATCGGACCCagcgcacacgaccggtgtggcaTAACACTACGAGCGGCGGTGTttaacactacgaccggcggtgTCTACGGGTAtgaccaggcttcgtcccttacttccggcgacggcgtccgATAGTCCGTAAgattcgtacgaccggcacgacacggaACTACCGGGAATCCCCGTAGAggcttcggtccttcacaagctgcAACCAGTGTCTAATAAGTCATGTTATTCCGTACGAGCGGCACGACACGAACTTACTAGGAAACCGTACGGCCGGCACggtataatctcatcatatgaccacacaagcacacgAGACAATCAAGTTAgttcttatctttgcatttaattcaatgcactCACAAgcaatcgtgctcaaaacttggctcgaggccatttttatgctcaaaatgcAGTCCACACGTGGTCACATAGATATACAaatcatccacaagattttgcaACCATAAACAGGGTGATCACTCACATCAATCCAGACAAGTAGCAGTCATTATACAATCACctaataataatataataaccgcccaataataataataatcgtacaataataattaattaacgtaaTTAATTATCTCGATAACATTTAATTAATCTGACTCGATTAACTATTCCAGATATCCATTAAtaataccaaaatatttaggCGACTCGGCTTCACGCAAGTAATTCGATCGCATGCAATTAAATTATCTGATCCCAAATAAATGATCTAATTAGcagttaataatattaaatctatccttaaacgcaGTTAATTCCCTATTCAGAGTTTAGGGATTAACTCACAACTCATGCGTTTGATGTCGAGTCGGATTCTCGGATCGGCTTACGAACTCCCATATCGGATCGAGTCCACGTGGGACTTCGGGTTGGCTCAACCTTGGGTCGGAACCGCGGTGGCAACGGGGCAGCTATACGGTGGCTGGACAAAGATAAGGTTCGGGTTTAGGGGTTGCGGGTCAGAATTTCGGTTCGGGTGATTTGGGTCCTCAGGTTAGCGCCGCGACACGGATTTAAGCGTCGGAGCTAGCACATTCTCAGGTCCTCGGTTATTTTCGGATTTGGGACTACACTGTTTGGGTCTCGGGTGGCCGATAGAAGTGATGAACAGTGGAGGTTGGGATCGCGGCGTCACAAAACCGAGGGAACGTGGGCTGTGGTTCGTCGTCGGGACGCGGCGAGGTCGAGTGAAAGTGGTCGAGGATAGAGCACGGCGGCGTGAGCCGTGTTGGCTCTCAGTCCCGAGATCCCACGAGTCCAAGATGGCGCGACGCCGTTGTGGTGGAGGCTGGCGCGGCGCTGAGCGGCGGAGGCAACGACTGGAGGTTGGTGCGTCGCAACGGCGAAGGCCGGAGGCGGCTGGGCAGTGAGACCGTCGGTGGTGGTCGTTGGTGGGGGCTGGTTCGAGcgaaacagaaagaaagaagaggaacaaagaagcaaagcgaagaagaagaagagaaacagtGCAGCAGGGGGTTTCTGTCTCGTCACAAcgcaagaagaaggagaaagaacgAGGGAGAAAACGATGCAAAAGGAGGAGATGGGATTGTGGTGGGGCCGCGTCGTTAGGGGGGTCAGGGGgagtgaaaagaagaagactagaaaaaaagaagaagagaaaggggaaAACGTGAGGTGGGGGAAACTTGGGCAGGAAGGGGGGAGAAAAGTCAAAACTTGGGGAAGGGGGTGATGAGGTGGGCAATGATGTCACCTTAACTAAAGTGGGGTGGCTGCACAAATTGGGGAGGGGAATTTCGATGGAAAAGGGGTGAGAATTGGGGCCCACATGACTTTTCACAAATTCCTTAATTCCCTTGTCTCAAGTGCATAAATTCCACGggtaatttggtaatttaataaataGGTATCGGACAGTCACTTGACTCAAATGACCGAgggtaaaaatgatatttttgcatttagggttcggacaaaattaaatttttcgcGCGACTATTCTCGGTAAAACGAGTAaaagtttgacgattcaaacttgatttttttcgaCAACATCTCGGAACAACCAATCGACGGCTTCTAAAAcctcaagatcaaatttcactttccacGCTGgaattataatttttcctatggACATTGAAATTCCAGGACGTCACACCGCCGACGAAGGTCGCCATGTCCATTTTGAAGTCTCACTGCTTCGGATTTTATGGTTGGATCTTCTATGGAAGGTCCAGCAACCTCGAACCTAAGGTTACACAACCGCAGATCTAAGGCGCGATCTTGGATTTAAGGTCACATGCATTAGCCCGTATATGTGAGGTCTACCTTATGCTGGAGATACGTCTGCTGATTCACGGTGATGGAATCGCAGTGGTGATCCTCaagcggcagcggcggcggcacTGGCACTAGCCAAGTTTGGCCGCACATGGCGGCTGTGCGACGTGGATGAGACGGGGATGACATGTTATTGAAAGCCAAAGAAGATGTTCAAGTAATCGGTTGAATGACGAATAGAAGTTCAGAAATTCTCCCAACTTTGTATTGCTACGTGACCCACTCACTTATCTTCACAAAATAAAGTACGAAAATCataaaacataagaaaaaagagtaaagatcGCTCAAACAGACgagagaaaaagtaaataaaagccTGGACATtgcgtcttcgtcttcgtcgtcatcgtcatcgtcatcgtcatcttcatcttcatgttCATCTTCGTCTTTCTTCACTTCACTGTGGAGGACAGAAAGTGATGACGTACCTCGAAGCCCTGCACTTGTTCAAGCTCTTAGCATCGTCGAACGCATAACTATACGCCTTGGGGCACATGGCCTTGAACAGATTCGCGAACAACGTCGGTTTACACTTCGTCGGGCTCCCGAACCTGCCGGTGCAGCAATACTTGGCCGATCCCATCGCCAAGCACGCGCTCTTGCACGCCACCACCCTCCCCTCCCTTCTCACCTCCAGCGTCCCCGGGCACAGCACGTTCAAGTCCGCCTCGCACGCTGCCACCCCGCACCCTCCGCTCCCGCCCACGGGCCTCGCCGACACCGGCAGGTTGAACCCGTCCACCAGGCTCACGTCGTAGAAGTGGAGCGGCGACAACGTCGTGCCCAGCGTCATCTCCACCACTGTTGCCGGCGGCTCACCACTCGTGCCCCTGCAGCGGAGGACCCCGCCACCGCAGCCGCCCGTGCTGCAGGCCCCCTTGCCGTGCTCGTCGAAGGCACACCCCTGCCGGGCCCAGATTCTGCCAGACCACAGCTCGGGGAGGTCGACCACGGATTCTCCACCGGAGTCGAGGCGGAAGCCGCCGTCTCGCGGGGTCGCGTGGCCGGCACCGCCGAGAGTCGCCGGCCAGATGGTGTGGTTGCAGTTGTTCACCAGTATGAGTTGGTGCGCGACGTCCGAGAGTGTAACAGTGCATGAGAGAGTCAGCCAGGAGAGGAGAAGGAGCATGTAGAAAGATGAACTCGGCATGGCTTGCCGGTAAGAATGCGGAAGAAGAGAAGAGCTATGGAAGGGACAGCGAGAGTGAGGAAGTGTTGTCGTGTATATATGCCTGAGAGGGCTAGGGATCgaagaggattttttttatgtgaggACCAAATTATGGGCAAATTGTGCTTTCGGTCCCTGTATTTTCACCGTCGGGTTCCAATTTAGTCCCCCACATTCGATGATGTGGTGATTGCATCAATGTTTTTGCCTTAGAAAAGTGCATAGACATTATttaagattttgattttgatcgtTAGTTGATTGAGAACTTGCGGTTttatcaaaaaaggaaaagcccCGTTCAGATCATGCGCTTGCCATCGATGGAATTTGCGCGTATGAAACGATACATGGTATGTGACCGGATATTCCATGTACGAGCCACGATGGACTTTCGACACCTGAATTGTACCGACGGTGAGCTCAAGGCCCGATTAGGAAATTATAAAACTTTAAAGtcctcaattgacaaaaataaaagtcttaTGCTATCCATTGACCAACGACCGCCCGTCCCCCCCTAGTATGTAACTACGTATCCGCTAGGTTAACATCGTAAGAAAATTGATGGCAAACAGTAGAATTTAAATCGTCGCTGCATTAAAAAACTGGTTATATGCTCTTCAAATTGTTTTGATTTCAAATTAAGTTTACTTTGATATCATGAATCGTAAGATAAAAGCAAAATTGGAACCAAACAAAACTTgcactaataaaaaaattgtaacaatGCATTTTTTTCACGGAGAACTcaagattttaaaaatattttccgagaaAGATTGATTATAATGCTTAGTAAAGTCAACCAACggataatattttcattatggacaatattttatttttcatttattcatttttttaagtgatgcaatcaatcattttttaaaaaagtattttttaaatattaaatttttcgcgaaacaaaagcACCCTAAATCACCTAACAATCTCTATCCATTAAGGAATAAGAGGAGCCAGTGATCACTCATATTACTTGCCTTCTCTACCAACTTAATCACGCTTTTgggggagaaagggggcatatcCTTTGCTTGGAATGTGGGATCtcttttcttattctatctTTAACATACgtcaagttaaaaaaataatgaacttCTTTGGCAAGTAGAAAGAGGTTAAAGTTGATATCAATGGCatagaaaatgaggaaaatttcagaaaataccCCTTAACATTGAAGTTAAATATCGATGTATGACGGCAAACTGAACATTTCATGAGATGTTTTTGATCTTGCTAAATTGATAACGAAGGTTTAACCTTGATCTTATCCTTAAACTTTTTGTTAGTGGCCGGATCCATTCATTTTAGTGTTGCACCCCCTCTTCGATGAGTGTTTTGATCCATTCCTGCCCCTTCTTTCACCATTGTCCAAGCATCTCGCGCCGGTGGTAATTGCTCGCACTTGTCGAATCAGATATGGGCTTAGTCTAATCAAGAAGCATATACCTACTAGATGATGTCTTGCTCTCATACCATCTGGGACCACCCGACTCGGTGCAAATAGGCCAAGCCTGCAAAAGGAGTACTCTGAGCAACCACACGAAATGTTGTTACCCACTTGATGATGGATGTTTACTTACAAATTATTTCATAAGATTTCTCCTGTCCGATATAGGATTTTGGGATGTCACAAAACCTTTGCCTAGCTCGTGTATTTATAGGTGGACTGAATAGTTATaattcaaattgaaaattgcGTAACTAGCTCATGACCTTGTGATAATGCAAAGAGGGGTAGTGGTGCTAATCACCTCTCCTCATCCTTTTTACCAATTAAAGTAACCTCATATTTATCACTTGGAATGATTTTTTAATAGGAGGAGATCATTACGAGATCGTATCTTCGGcatttgctttctctttttctttggggGGCAAAAGTgaaagcaaaaatgaaaagtaaaagccTGACCTATATATTCGATGATGAAGCAACTTAATCTTATAGTTCGGTCATCTTATGGTATTGTACCTTTGCTGTTCAGTGAGCAGTAAATGCCACCTAATCTTGTTGTTAATCAAAGCAAATGAATGATATCAATCTCACTTAAACAAGcaataaaaatctttttttaacACATTAAAGAACATTGACCCAGCGTTATAATCAGGTGCAATGTCTTTATTATGAAACCTCTCGTGCAACTAAATATCTGTTTGGGTAATTGGTGGAAACAAGTGTCATTACTTTTGTACAGCACTCACTTGActgttataacttttttttaattacttgatTGTCGTAATTCGTTTTttccgatcacttgagtgtcaaataacttttcaatcaatcagctaagtgttatttttttttta is a genomic window containing:
- the LOC115739868 gene encoding thaumatin-like protein, which gives rise to MPSSSFYMLLLLSWLTLSCTVTLSDVAHQLILVNNCNHTIWPATLGGAGHATPRDGGFRLDSGGESVVDLPELWSGRIWARQGCAFDEHGKGACSTGGCGGGVLRCRGTSGEPPATVVEMTLGTTLSPLHFYDVSLVDGFNLPVSARPVGGSGGCGVAACEADLNVLCPGTLEVRREGRVVACKSACLAMGSAKYCCTGRFGSPTKCKPTLFANLFKAMCPKAYSYAFDDAKSLNKCRASRYVITFCPPQ